The following proteins are encoded in a genomic region of Armatimonadota bacterium:
- a CDS encoding beta-glucosidase — MSGFPNDFVWGAATAAYQIEGSHDADGKGPSVWDEFCRRPGAVFQGHTGDQACDHVHRFRDDVALMRGLGLQGYRFSVSWPRVVPEGRGTVNVRGLEFYDKLVDELLEAGIRPYATLFHWDYPYSLFLEGGWWNPDSPRWFAEYASVVARRLADRVQDWFTLNEPGIFLVLGHVEGSHAPGVRGSAYEFFLALKQALLAHGLGVQAVRAASGPDCRVSYAPHCVVGVPATEDPADVEAARSYTFGDSNNGRKFWQQRLLLDPVLKGEWPEDIESALSHRSVGVTAEDLDTMHRPLDYLGLNYYSGELVRAGADGRPETVPDPPGMPRTLFDWPVRPEGLYWTLRFHTERYGLPMMVTENGLSNMDWVSEDGAVHDPQRTEFLRRYLRQARRAIGDGSDVLGYLHWSLLDNFEWADGYRQRFGLVHVDYATQKRTVKDSARWFSEVIATNGASLG, encoded by the coding sequence GTGAGCGGGTTTCCGAACGACTTCGTCTGGGGAGCGGCGACGGCGGCGTACCAGATCGAGGGCTCCCATGACGCCGATGGGAAAGGCCCAAGCGTCTGGGACGAGTTCTGCAGGCGACCAGGCGCCGTGTTCCAAGGGCACACCGGCGATCAGGCGTGCGACCATGTCCACCGCTTCCGTGACGACGTCGCCTTGATGCGGGGCCTTGGACTTCAAGGCTATCGCTTCTCCGTATCCTGGCCCCGCGTCGTTCCCGAAGGCCGCGGAACCGTCAATGTTCGAGGACTGGAGTTCTACGACAAGCTCGTCGACGAACTGCTCGAGGCCGGCATCCGGCCCTACGCGACCCTGTTCCATTGGGACTATCCGTATTCGTTGTTCCTGGAAGGAGGGTGGTGGAACCCGGATTCGCCCCGCTGGTTCGCAGAATACGCGTCGGTCGTCGCCCGAAGGCTGGCCGACCGTGTCCAGGATTGGTTCACTCTGAACGAACCCGGCATCTTCCTTGTCTTAGGGCACGTCGAGGGCTCGCACGCGCCAGGAGTAAGGGGCTCGGCGTACGAGTTCTTCCTCGCCCTCAAACAGGCGTTGCTCGCTCATGGCTTAGGGGTCCAAGCGGTCCGGGCCGCCAGCGGACCGGACTGTCGCGTGAGCTACGCGCCCCACTGCGTCGTCGGCGTTCCTGCGACCGAAGACCCGGCCGACGTCGAAGCCGCAAGGTCCTATACGTTCGGAGACTCGAACAACGGTCGCAAGTTTTGGCAGCAAAGACTGCTCCTCGACCCCGTTCTGAAAGGAGAGTGGCCAGAAGACATCGAGTCGGCGCTCTCCCATCGGTCCGTCGGCGTCACCGCCGAAGACCTCGACACGATGCACCGACCCCTGGACTATCTGGGGTTGAACTACTATTCCGGCGAACTGGTCCGTGCAGGCGCCGACGGCCGTCCCGAGACGGTGCCCGACCCGCCCGGAATGCCTCGCACGCTGTTCGATTGGCCGGTCCGCCCCGAAGGCCTCTACTGGACGTTGCGCTTCCACACCGAGAGGTACGGGCTTCCGATGATGGTCACGGAAAACGGGCTATCGAACATGGACTGGGTGTCCGAAGACGGTGCCGTCCACGATCCGCAACGGACCGAGTTCTTGAGACGGTACTTGCGCCAGGCCCGACGGGCCATCGGCGACGGTTCCGACGTCCTCGGATACCTCCACTGGTCGCTTCTCGACAATTTCGAGTGGGCGGACGGATATCGGCAACGGTTCGGCCTCGTCCACGTCGACTACGCGACTCAAAAACGGACGGTGAAAGACTCGGCCCGATGGTTCTCCGAAGTCATCGCGACGAACGGGGCTTCCCTGGGCTAG